A region of Allocoleopsis franciscana PCC 7113 DNA encodes the following proteins:
- a CDS encoding photosystem I assembly protein Ycf3, translating into MPRSQRNDNFIDKSFTVMADLILKLMPANKQAKEAFAYYRDGMSAQADGEYAEALENYKEALTLEEDSYDKSYILYNMGLIYASNGDHQQALELYHEALELNPRLPQALNNIAVIYHYQGEQAKEAGNPDGANALFDEAAEYWKRAIRLAPNNYIEAQNWLKTTGRSELDVYF; encoded by the coding sequence ATGCCCAGAAGTCAACGTAACGATAACTTCATCGACAAAAGCTTTACGGTGATGGCAGATCTAATCCTGAAGCTGATGCCAGCCAACAAGCAAGCCAAAGAAGCCTTTGCCTACTACCGTGACGGGATGTCAGCTCAAGCGGATGGTGAATATGCCGAAGCCTTGGAAAACTATAAAGAAGCTTTGACACTAGAGGAAGACTCCTACGACAAGAGCTATATCCTTTACAATATGGGGCTGATTTACGCCAGTAACGGTGATCATCAGCAAGCGTTGGAACTCTATCATGAGGCGCTCGAACTCAACCCGCGTCTGCCTCAAGCCCTTAACAATATTGCCGTAATCTACCACTACCAGGGGGAACAGGCAAAGGAAGCGGGAAACCCGGATGGGGCTAATGCTTTGTTTGACGAAGCGGCTGAATACTGGAAACGTGCGATTCGCCTTGCCCCGAATAACTACATTGAGGCACAAAACTGGCTGAAAACCACAGGGCGATCGGAGCTGGATGTCTACTTTTAG
- the gatC gene encoding Asp-tRNA(Asn)/Glu-tRNA(Gln) amidotransferase subunit GatC codes for MIDREQVRKVANLARLEMAVEQEEQMTAQLSSILEYFEQLSELDTSDVAPTTRAIDVSNVTRPDELQPYPDRDALLGEAPDQDGDFFKVPQILQAEE; via the coding sequence ATTATTGATCGAGAACAAGTTCGTAAAGTTGCTAATCTTGCCCGCTTGGAGATGGCAGTGGAGCAAGAAGAGCAAATGACCGCTCAACTGAGTAGCATTTTGGAATATTTTGAACAACTGAGCGAATTAGATACATCGGATGTAGCGCCGACGACGAGGGCGATTGATGTGAGTAACGTTACTCGCCCGGATGAGTTGCAACCTTACCCTGATCGAGATGCACTGCTTGGAGAGGCTCCTGATCAGGATGGTGACTTCTTTAAAGTGCCACAAATTCTACAAGCGGAAGAGTAA
- a CDS encoding glutathione S-transferase family protein has product MALGQLVEGKWVSKREQEDSNGRFLRPSTTFRDRITADGASGFKAESGRYHLYISWACPWANRTAIMRKLKGLEDAIGLSVVDPVMGEEGWMFSDFPGSIPDTVNGTQYIRDIYLKADPKYTGRVTVPILWDKQTNTIVNNESREIIQMLDTEFDSVAKSEANFYQEDLRDKIDQTIDAIYQPINNGVYRAGFATKQQAYEDAVTELFDALDYWESVLEKQRYLCGDGITEADWCMFTTLFRFDAVYYVHFKCNLRHIYEYPNLWNYLKDLYQQPGVKETCNLEHIKLHYYKSHPNVNPHGLVPKGPILDFDSPHNRH; this is encoded by the coding sequence ATGGCATTAGGTCAGCTTGTTGAGGGGAAGTGGGTATCCAAACGCGAACAAGAAGATTCCAACGGACGCTTCCTCCGTCCATCGACCACATTCCGCGATCGCATTACTGCCGATGGTGCTAGTGGCTTTAAGGCGGAGTCCGGGCGCTATCATCTCTATATTTCCTGGGCTTGTCCTTGGGCGAATCGAACCGCGATTATGCGGAAACTCAAAGGTTTAGAGGATGCAATCGGTTTGTCTGTGGTCGATCCGGTGATGGGTGAAGAGGGTTGGATGTTCTCCGATTTTCCAGGTTCCATCCCTGATACGGTGAATGGTACGCAATACATTCGAGATATTTATCTCAAAGCTGACCCTAAGTACACAGGACGAGTGACTGTTCCCATTCTCTGGGATAAGCAAACAAACACAATCGTCAATAACGAATCCCGTGAGATCATTCAAATGTTAGATACAGAATTTGACAGCGTTGCCAAGTCTGAGGCTAACTTTTATCAAGAGGACTTGCGGGACAAAATTGATCAGACCATTGATGCCATCTATCAACCCATCAACAATGGTGTCTACCGGGCAGGATTTGCCACGAAACAACAGGCATACGAAGACGCTGTAACCGAATTGTTTGATGCTCTCGATTACTGGGAAAGCGTTTTAGAGAAGCAGCGGTATTTGTGTGGAGACGGTATCACTGAAGCAGATTGGTGTATGTTTACGACGTTATTCCGCTTCGATGCTGTTTATTACGTTCACTTCAAGTGCAACCTGCGCCACATCTATGAATACCCCAATCTCTGGAATTATCTCAAAGACCTTTATCAACAGCCAGGGGTGAAAGAAACCTGCAATCTTGAACATATCAAGTTGCATTATTACAAAAGTCATCCTAATGTAAACCCTCATGGTCTTGTTCCCAAGGGTCCAATTCTTGACTTTGATTCCCCTCATAATCGGCATTAG